The following are encoded in a window of Saccharothrix longispora genomic DNA:
- a CDS encoding hydroxymethylglutaryl-CoA synthase family protein, translated as MTTDSAVGIEAIDVYVGRTSVGVRELFLARDLDQRRFENLMMRRKSVGLPCEDAVTNAVNAAKPLVDALAPDEREMVELVIVGTESGVDFGKPISTYVHEALGLPRRCRSFEVKHACYGGTAALQMAAAFVGTHPDPEVKALVIAADAAMAAARGTYWEPSQGAGAVAMLVSRRADVLALDAGANGYYSHEVMDTLRPRPDLEAGDSDLSLLSYLECLEQSYRHYTERVVGADVVTTFDHLVLHTPFAGMVRGAHRTLVRRHAGLSTPEIDADFAERVAGSLEYCAEVGNVYSAALYLALCSTIDHGAFDRPSRLGMFSYGSGCASEFYSGVVPPGAKARLAAAGVGRRIADRRPLEMPEYEVLVDGAAHRMSGVRDHVFDTKEYQDVYDDRFAGRGLLVLDEIRDFHRGYRWS; from the coding sequence GTGACGACGGACTCAGCGGTGGGCATCGAGGCCATCGACGTCTACGTGGGCCGGACCAGCGTCGGGGTGCGCGAGCTGTTCCTGGCGCGCGACCTCGACCAGCGGCGGTTCGAGAACCTGATGATGCGGCGGAAGTCCGTCGGGCTGCCGTGCGAGGACGCGGTGACCAACGCCGTCAACGCCGCCAAACCGCTGGTCGACGCCCTGGCGCCGGACGAGCGCGAGATGGTCGAGCTGGTGATCGTCGGCACCGAGTCCGGCGTGGACTTCGGCAAGCCCATCAGCACCTACGTCCACGAGGCGCTCGGCCTGCCCAGGCGCTGCCGCTCGTTCGAGGTCAAGCACGCCTGCTACGGCGGCACCGCGGCGCTCCAGATGGCCGCGGCGTTCGTCGGCACCCACCCCGACCCCGAGGTGAAGGCCCTGGTCATCGCGGCCGACGCGGCGATGGCGGCGGCCCGCGGCACCTACTGGGAGCCGTCGCAGGGCGCGGGGGCGGTGGCCATGCTGGTCAGCCGGCGGGCCGACGTCCTCGCCCTCGACGCCGGGGCGAACGGCTACTACAGCCACGAGGTGATGGACACCCTGCGCCCCCGGCCGGACCTGGAGGCGGGCGACTCCGACCTGTCACTGCTGTCCTACCTGGAGTGCCTGGAGCAGAGCTACCGCCACTACACCGAGCGCGTCGTCGGCGCGGACGTCGTGACGACCTTCGACCACCTGGTGCTGCACACCCCGTTCGCCGGCATGGTCCGCGGCGCGCACCGCACGCTGGTGCGCAGGCACGCGGGGCTGTCGACCCCGGAGATCGACGCGGACTTCGCCGAGCGGGTCGCGGGCTCCCTGGAGTACTGCGCCGAGGTCGGCAACGTGTACTCCGCCGCGCTGTACCTGGCGCTGTGCTCGACCATCGACCACGGCGCGTTCGACCGGCCCAGCCGGCTCGGGATGTTCTCCTACGGCTCCGGGTGCGCGTCGGAGTTCTACAGCGGCGTGGTGCCGCCGGGGGCCAAGGCGCGGCTGGCCGCCGCCGGCGTCGGCCGGCGCATCGCCGACCGCAGGCCGCTGGAGATGCCCGAGTACGAGGTGCTGGTCGACGGGGCCGCGCACCGGATGAGCGGCGTGCGCGACCACGTCTTCGACACCAAGGAGTACCAGGACGTCTACGACGACCGCTTCGCCGGTCGGGGGCTGCTGGTGCTCGACGAGATCCGCGACTTCCACCGGGGGTACCGGTGGAGCTGA
- a CDS encoding DUF6039 family protein, translated as MTAWTFVPPAQEQTPDPVDELLHTGNSGLIIHRVGQVNYRFRRQARSFARDLQDGTNKALHPYATTLVYEELFGVQDRLHWLIHMKAPNDYGRLLEMVDHDAEYQEIAEADRLGEDGGGNWERMFAEGSFREHIIVPQHGLTHADDHDVEGLFAAPAQFQTDQSPDVMLHSGNAGVVLHRTGQVRYALRKQGRKFAFEWGAHLNRELAGRCTVFLYEEQWGTQDRIHWMIHLRTLDDYRAVLEQETGNDELRALLAKQRVPDHAGGGDWGALFLDGSLHDTVLIPHYPGAAGS; from the coding sequence ATGACGGCGTGGACCTTCGTGCCGCCGGCGCAGGAGCAGACCCCCGACCCCGTGGACGAACTGCTGCACACCGGCAACAGCGGGCTGATCATCCACCGCGTCGGCCAGGTGAACTACCGGTTCCGCCGGCAGGCCCGGTCGTTCGCCCGGGACCTCCAGGACGGCACCAACAAGGCGCTGCACCCGTACGCCACGACGCTCGTCTACGAGGAGCTGTTCGGCGTGCAGGACCGGCTGCACTGGCTGATCCACATGAAGGCGCCCAACGACTACGGCCGGCTGCTGGAGATGGTCGACCACGATGCCGAGTACCAGGAGATCGCCGAGGCCGACCGGCTCGGCGAGGACGGCGGCGGCAACTGGGAGCGGATGTTCGCCGAGGGGTCCTTCCGGGAGCACATCATCGTGCCCCAGCACGGCCTCACCCACGCCGACGACCACGACGTCGAGGGCCTGTTCGCCGCGCCCGCGCAGTTCCAGACCGACCAGTCCCCGGACGTCATGCTGCACAGCGGCAACGCCGGCGTCGTGCTGCACCGCACCGGCCAGGTCCGCTACGCGCTGCGCAAGCAGGGCCGCAAGTTCGCCTTCGAGTGGGGCGCGCACCTCAACCGGGAGCTGGCCGGGCGCTGCACGGTCTTCCTCTACGAGGAGCAGTGGGGCACCCAGGACCGCATCCACTGGATGATCCACCTGCGCACCCTGGACGACTACCGCGCCGTCCTGGAGCAGGAGACCGGCAACGACGAGCTCCGGGCGCTGCTGGCGAAGCAGCGCGTGCCGGACCACGCAGGCGGCGGCGACTGGGGCGCGCTGTTCCTCGACGGCTCCCTGCACGACACCGTGCTCATCCCGCACTACCCCGGCGCGGCCGGCAGCTGA